DNA sequence from the Pleurocapsa sp. PCC 7319 genome:
ACTTTATTGACTTCAATTGAAAAGTCGATGGCACTCATAATGCCATCACCAAATTTTTCGTGAACAACTGCTTTTACTGGCATTCCATATACTTGCATGATTTCATAAAAACGATAAATTAAAGGATCGGTAGGTATTTGAGGCTCTAATGAACCTTTGAGAGGTGGGACTGTCAGGGGTTCAGCCATTGATTCTGGTAAACCCAAAGCAGTAACAATTTTGGTGGCTTCGTCTAAGTCTGCACTAGCTTGACGATAGATAACTGATGCAATCCAGGTTTCATCCCGACCAACAGCTACTTCTAAATCTTCAAAGGTAATGCCTTTTTCTTTTTTGGCTGCTAATAGTTTTTCGGTAATTTCTGAGATAGGCATAATTTTTTCTCCTCAATAAACATAAATTCCTAACAAATTAATCTTGTAGGGGCTATTTGCAAATCGCCCCTACGGTTTGATTCTTGCTTCTTCTACTGCCCTAGTTTCACGATACAAATGATCTTCCATTTCTTTTTTTAGCTTTAGGTAATCGGGATGATTCTCCACTGTGGTGCGATCGCGAGGACGAGGAAAAGGCACTTCTAAAACTTCATCTATCCTGGCTGCGGGTCCTTTGGTCATCATGACAATGCGATCAGAAAGTAGTAGGGCTTCTTCAATACTGTGGGTAATCATAATTGCTGTTTTACGCTGTTGTTCCCAAATACGCTCGATCTCGTCTTGTAGAAAACCACGGGTAAGAGCGTCTAAAGCCCCAAAAGGCTCATCCATGAGCAAAATCTGCGGGTTTATGGCTAAAGCTCTAGCTATTCCCACTCTTTGCCGCATTCCTCCTGATAATTCGTGAGGACGTTTTTTTTCTGCTCCTATTAGACCCACTAGTTGAATATTTTCTTTAATTACTCGCTTTTGTTGTTTAACAGGCATCTTCGGATAGACAGTTTCTACAGCAAACTTGATATTGTCTTGTACCGTCATCCAAGGCATCAGGGCATAGTTTTGAAAAACCATCCCGCGATCGGGACCAGGCTTGTCTACTATTTGTCCATCGATCTTCACCTCACCACCAGTAGCTGAACTTAAACCAGCGATAATATTCAGTAGGGTAGACTTACCGCAGCCAGAAGGTCCAATAATAGTGACAAAGGTATTGTGTTCAATATCGAGATTAATATCTTTAATCGCCACAAAATCAGAACTTGCTTGTCCCGTAATTTTATTTAGCCAACCAGTCCTACCAGAAAAAATCTTGGAAATATTTCGCAAGCAGATCTGAGCCTCGGTAAGACTATCTTGAGTCACTGTGTTGGAAGAGAATGAAGTATTAGTCATGATTGTTTGCCGAAAGAAACCAATTTTTCTAGATAGGCAAAGATTTGATCGAGAACAATTCCCACAATGCCAATAATGAAGATAGCTACGAGAATGTTAGGAATATAAAGGTTGTTCCACTCATTCCAGATA
Encoded proteins:
- a CDS encoding ABC transporter ATP-binding protein, producing the protein MTNTSFSSNTVTQDSLTEAQICLRNISKIFSGRTGWLNKITGQASSDFVAIKDINLDIEHNTFVTIIGPSGCGKSTLLNIIAGLSSATGGEVKIDGQIVDKPGPDRGMVFQNYALMPWMTVQDNIKFAVETVYPKMPVKQQKRVIKENIQLVGLIGAEKKRPHELSGGMRQRVGIARALAINPQILLMDEPFGALDALTRGFLQDEIERIWEQQRKTAIMITHSIEEALLLSDRIVMMTKGPAARIDEVLEVPFPRPRDRTTVENHPDYLKLKKEMEDHLYRETRAVEEARIKP
- the cynS gene encoding cyanase; the encoded protein is MPISEITEKLLAAKKEKGITFEDLEVAVGRDETWIASVIYRQASADLDEATKIVTALGLPESMAEPLTVPPLKGSLEPQIPTDPLIYRFYEIMQVYGMPVKAVVHEKFGDGIMSAIDFSIEVNKVPDPKGDRVQIVMCGKFLPYKKW